Below is a window of Arabidopsis thaliana chromosome 2, partial sequence DNA.
TTTAAATAAGAtgattcctttttgttttatttcatttatcaCTTACCTTGATCTACTTCAACTTGTTTCGTGACTTTTAGGTGCATGACCCCAAGtattcacacacacacacacgtaTTCATAAGCTTCTTAGAACACCTCCAGTGGTGTTTCTTAAAGCATTCTTGAATATTCATGACAAAAGTACAAggtattataaaatattaataaaatataatatgtgcCCCTAGAAACCATTGACCCACCATGCATTCTGAATAAACACCGAACCTTACCACATTTCTGAGCAATTTTTCCACAGAAGACCAATTCCTAATCatgtttaataattaattaatttggattttggagcTATCTTTACTCTTTCTTTGCCTATAAATTAAACTCCATCTCTCTTCTTATCCTTCTacttttctttcctcttctcagcaaaaaaacatttttagtaACATTTGTTCTAATAAGAAATTTGTCTCTTGCTTTAACAAGAAGCAAGACTAGCCTTATCTGTACCTTTCTTTCTGAATTAAAGAACCCTTTaagattcatatgattttcttaattcttttttatatatgtagatttgtttcttaaacactatatttatgttttacaataattgttttatatgttttcaacttctttGTAGATTTGCTTCTTACACACACTAATGTTTTATCTTTGCAGAGAAACTTGACATTTATGGAGTCTGTGAAGACCAAATCCTCCACCGCGAGGAGCGTTGAGCTACCGCCTCGCCGTGGAAAGGTGAAGCGAGAGATCTTTGGTTTCTTAGCCAATTCCATTGTTTCCGCCGCCGTGAAAGCTGGTGGATCGTTTAGGAGGAACGgcggaggtggtggtggtggctcttcttcctcaaccACCACTCCTCCAGGGAGTGGATACACCTCCGACCAGAACAACGAATCCACTTAAACAACAAACAGACATAAAGACATAATTATGAAAGTGCCACCACCATGGCACTCTTGAGAAGAAAGCTGAGTGGTTCTGTTCGTTTTTGAAAACAGAACGCTACTTTTTTCTCCAAGTCCGGTTCGGTTTTATGGtggtttgttttcttatgtgtGGTACGACCCGGTTTAACTTCGTTTTTTTGTGGGTTAAACTGGGAATACGTAATGGTGTGAttaatttgcttttgattATGTTGTAAGCAAAAATATCTCCctaatttgttgtttctaCGTGTTTTTAAAGTGGAGTAATGATGTCCTCTGGgagatatttttgatttggtttgggttgggtttggtttggatttaattatgtaatttgTATGCTCTAAGTGTCTGTTTGAGTGTTTGTATCTTAAATGCAATGTATAATTAAGTGTGTTTGATTACTTTTAttagcttctttctctttttgagtTGAGGAATTTTAGAAATAGTAAAATTACGTCAAAAAGTTATAATCCTTAATGAGTTAATGTTATTACAAGATTGATAAATGGTAAGACTATTAATTCTACTAaagtaaatgataatatttagcaaataacaaaaaagatacAGACCAAAAGTTTAGAATGAAATTTATGGATCAATTACGAGATCGGCACAATTAAATGTATGCCTTTGTTTAATTAGGTACTTTTTCATATGCTTATAGAAATAGGTACTTCTCTTTCTGTTTATGTTAGGCTTTTACCCTTTtgcattttttcttcatttttccaGTACTTCTCTCAACGGTGATGACAATGAATTCCGTTGACAATAAcgaacaattttttggtttagaattAGTGATGAATTGGGgattaattgatttgaatcGTTTTTAAGAGTAGAACCCTTGGGTTTCCTAGATAGTATCCTTAGGATTTATATTTCTTCCATAACAAATCGTTTAACTTGATTGATTGGATTAATTGGAGACGACGTGTTGGTGACGGAGAAAGTTGGAAACGAAAGAAATAGTGTTTTTGATGGACTTAAAGGTGATGGTGTTGACAAATATGGTGTTTATGAAGCAAGTGCGGCAGTGAGAAGTGAGGATTGAGGATTTGAGTTGCAGGAGAATTTGTTAAAGACAATGGTGTTTTATCAACATTATAACCTCACACAAGGGGCAAAACCATCATTTTTCTTACCAATATATGCTTATTTCCATAAACCCATTCAAAAAgttcattttttctaattattggGCCAAAATGTGTCCAATCTTACAAAAGCCCCTGAAATTTATCTTACATGTACTTTTAAAGCATTATTCATTTGctgtaattatttaattttgttgttgggaCATAGTTAATAATAAGTTTGGTGAAAAGTGGGATGGCTAGCTTTTGCCTTTttcaattgtttatttttctcaaaatttataaaagaatctaAGACATATTTTAAATGCAACTATACAAGTCATACTTTTCCGGAAAATAGATTACTAGTCAATAAGAAAtcttaaaatcaattatttgGATTCTTTTCAAATGTGTTCAAATTTTACCTTCAAtgattattttattggttagctaattatattcaaagtGCATCAAGATATGTTACTAAAACTAAGTAGACTCGAGTAAACACATCGCAcaaatcttcttctgtaaACCAAACGGTTATGAGTAGTAGGGAATCAGAAGACAAAATTCTTATGCATAAagtatctttttatatatttcattttttttttgttttacatttttttatgaaaaaaaccCCGATCTATAATCAATATCTATTACGTGGATAATATAATTTAGTAGAGTCAGAACTCCGATAAAGAAGGTAGAATCAAATAGATTTAACATTTAAGTATTTAACTAAAAGTACTACcatgtatatatttcaattgaaaaatgttatttcaAAAAGTATTATCGTATATGTAGAGGTTGATgatattcaaaacttttttaaaatactatatcGTAATTAAGTATCATTTGAAATCaatcttattttgttataatttgtcaaattttgGTATAATCCggttatttaaagaaaaaagttatcCAAGAAACTGATCAGTTCAACATGAATCGAACCAAAATTCTTGTGTAACCGAAcactaataaaaaatatgtctATTGGTTCAGCCAAGAGGATTGAATCCAAACTGAAAACCGAAAATGTTTGTTCGGTTCGATTTTGGTATTCTCGATTCGGGTTAAAATCGCAGGATCCTAATAGCTCCTATCCGGTTATAAATCCCATTGGACTAACAACAATTGAGAAACTTTtgtgaaaaacaaacatcatatGATCCAATGTGTTCCGCGTTTgtgattttctatttcttcaaTCCTGAGTCCTGACAGCATAATTCTTTGCCtcaaataaagaataaaaaagttggGATGATTTTGCCGAAGTCAGAAGCAATATAAAAATGCTTGAATTAGATTATCTTTCACACTCACGTCATAATAGTTCTCTATCTTCCTTTTGTAATCTTATATAAATCTGTAACCTCGTAATGTTACAATCCATGCACAACTAAATAAGTTCACAGAGCAACGGTGACGGTACACATGATCCAGGTTCGAgggaaacaaaatttatttatgtgtgttttcaaagtttttgatgtttttaacccaaaaaaaaaagtttttgttgtcGTCTTCTAGTTGTTAGTAGTATCAGTTCTGACTTCTGATTATATGTAATTCAAATCTTTAACctttatttcttcaatttaaacaacaaaaataaaatatctgaaCATTAAAAAGagtatatatctatatatattatttggtaTATTGGTATAATATGTACTTTAGtgctatttttctttattataagattttatttcataGAGTACAAAATAGTGTTAGTTATTTCTAATGTTTtagaaacaatattttaactttatataaaattctattagtattatatatatatatataaatagttgtTAGCTTTATTTACGatccatatatattaaaaacgtCTCATTTTTCTATTCGTGTTAGTTTAGTCCTCAGAATCTCTAGGAATGGTCATGAAGCGAGAGTATATAAAAGACGACGAGGTACGTATCCAATATTGATAATGCATTTAGCAGGTTCATGtgtgttaagaaaaataaaataaaaataacatattctAATCCCTAGGAATTTTAgctagaaaaataaaataaagtataagatgataaaattaaactaaaaaagaaataattacAATAcagaaatttgatattttctaattatctattaaattactatAGCTGAAAATCATAAATAGTTTAACTATATgttatttctcttttaaatatatggtttgttaaacaaatacatttaaatatgtgtatatgtatatatgtatatacaggaaataaaatttatttcttaattgatgtttgttatcattttcttgtcttctacTAGCCAGTTAGTATATTAGTTCTGACCATTTATAATTCCCCTCTCTaacctttattttattaatttaaaaaacaataaatatagtATCTAAACACTAATATGtatcataaattttgtaaatcaaGTCTCCTGGCACGACCCTGACCGAGATGTTCAAAGACAAAGAGGTATAAATACTATTTGGTCCTATTATCTGCATTTTAGTGTTATATTTcttgattataaattttattttatagattaAAAATAGTGTTAATTACCtctattaattttaaaaataaaacattgaaCTTTATTTACGATGCATATGTTATCCGAAATAATATTAacgtttcatttttttatttgcctTAGCACCACAAATCTCTCGGCACCGCCCTGGGTGAGATATTGAAACACAATGAGGTATGCATGTATTCAATATTGATAACACATTTAGCAGATTCAATTGggttataaattttattggaaaatattatatttttatccCTAAGAATTTCagctagaaaaaaaatatgatgataAACTTGGACTATAAGAGAAATAATTACAGCATAcagatttgatattttctaatcatttattaaaatattatagctGTACATCATAGAAAGTTGTACTATATgttatttctcttttggttatatgactattgtttttgttttggtagtTTATATGACTATTGTTTGTAAAACAATTacatttatttagttttatccaaaaaaattaatcgttttttttttttggcattagCCCTCCACATCTCTAAGCACAGTTCTGGGCGAGATGTTTAAAAACAACGAGGTACGTATTTAGTAGGTTCcggtgtgtgtgtgttagtgtgtatgtgttttttttttatcaattgttGTTATACTATTACTTGTAGGAGAAGGAACATATTTTTTCGGATCTAGAACGAGGAACAATGCTAACAAGACCAATGGGCGAAGGATATATTCAATATCTACGGCTTTCTAAAGAGACGACTCAACCGGCGGATTCTAAGATTCCCGGTCTTTGGTCTTCTTCCGTTAGACCAGAGTTTTGTTGCATCTATAGAGTACCAGACCGGTTACGCAAAGTGAACCCCGAGGCTTACACTCCTCAAATGCTGCTAATCGGACCTCTTCACCATTCCAAGAAAGCTGAAGCCCTCAAGCGCTACAAAACCGATTTAAggtaacaagtaacaacataGTATTTTAActagtattatttttgtttgagacTTATAGATTTTGCTTAAAAAGTCAAGCTAATACGTATGGTTAATCTAGATATTTGAACTATCTGAACATGGAGCTTCACAAGAAGAAGTGCCTTGATAGTATTGCAGATATATATGGGGATCAACCTGTCAAAGAGTTCAGGAGAATCATCGAAATAAATGAGAAATTCATAAGAGATAGCTACGCCGAGTCAACAATATGGATCAATACTAAAGATTTCGTAGAAATGATCCTCCACGACTCGGTGTTCATACTATTGTTCTTCATTCAAACCGGAAGTACCCTAAACTtcaacaagaaagaagatattCTTTTCAACCAGAGTCGTCTCATAAACGCTACCGCCATTTTAGAAGATCTAATCTTGCTCGAGAACCAACTCCCTTATGCCCTTTTAGAGAAACTCTTTGAACCTTTTTCCTCAAATGTCAATACTAAGGAAACGTTTCGTGATATTACCCTTCGAGCTTTTAGGTTTGAGGgaaagatcaaagaagaagtgagATTCCAACATTTTACAGATTTGTTTCGGTGTGTCCGTGTCAGCACACTTTCTTTGACAGAAGAACAAATTAACATAGCAAAAAACGAGCCACCGAAGAGCAGAAAGATTATGTACAACGCAGACAAACTAGACAGTGCAGGAGTGAATTTTGTGAATGTggatgaagaaaatgatttatcgTTGGTGATTACTTTCAAAGACGGAATCTTGAAAATGCCTTGTTTCACAGTGGAAGACAACACCGAGAGGGTCGTGAGGAATTTAATGGCACTCGAGCAATGTCATTACCCTCGAACTACTTTTGTTTGTGACTACATCTCCTTCTTGGATTTCCTCATCAATACCGATCAAGACGTTGACTTGCTCGCCAAGAAAGGTACCAAGTTGGATATTCATATTATAAGTTACcgacgtttttttttcttcttctctcaattCTAAGATTTGTAACAAATTTTACGTTGAAAGGAATTGTAAAGAACTGGTTAGGACATCAAGGATCAGTGACAGAAATGGTAAACAAGCTATGTTTAGGGCTCGTGGATTTCGGATCTCACTATAGCGATATAGTCGAAAACCTCAACAAACACTACGACAATCGTCTCAACAGATCTGTCGGCACTCTTCGGCGAGTTTATTTCAAAGATCTTTGGACCGGTACTGCCACCATTGCCGCAGTCGTTCTCCTTGTGTTGACTTTAATTCAGACTGTGGCTTCCATTCTCCAAGTGATGATGCAGAACGACAATAAGTCTCCGCCTCCTCCAGCTCCGTCCCGGGGACTAtagattgtttcttgttatatacgaaaccaaactatatttgtcttttttttcccacacaaaattatgtttaactgtttttctctttcaatcgACTTTGTAAATAATGCTTCTTTTTCACGTTGTTTAGTTATCCCACCATAGCTACATCATCCATCATTTTCGTTATGTATCTTCAAGTTAATCATAAAGTATTGTTTGCGttcaaaaagttaaatttctttctctcattatATTACTTAGTTTTCAGTGTGAATTTGGAGGGGTgcaaataacaagaaaatttaTGAATGTACTAATTAATCTTTTGAGTCTTATAACCAAAGGTTCTATATTTTTTGGaatcaatattgaaaaaaattagtttgtaAAGTTTAATTTCAGGAGAATTAGCTAAAAATAATCTTTGTAACTATCTTTGtgaatctaaaaaaaaatgtgcTTTGGGAGGAAGTCATCCAACCAGTAAAgatatatttaataacaaGTTTAGCCACAAGTAAAGCTTATAAGAAAGGTGGGCTTTATTGACAGTTCACAAAACCAGAGGATCTATCACTTTTCTAAATCTTTTCAAgctaaaacttataaatgGTCCatcaaaaatcagaaatttttaatatttggtcAGCTTTATGTGTTGTTTAGTCGTACCTCTTAAAGCAATAAGAGTTTTGTAAGATGGATTATGCTCTAAACATGGCCTTATAGAAAATAACAACCACACCAGTTTTTATGTCCGTCAATTCTTCATACATAAGCTTCCTTTCCAATTCCATCAACTCCAAAAATAATCTTAGAATGACAACATTTAACCATTTTGACTCTCCACAATGTAAATCAATTCACGTGAACTTTgtgatttatcttttaaaagacacaacatagaaaaaaatctcttCCAAAATTTGGATATATTACCACTCGAAGTGGTTAACCATGCCTTAATCAAATGGATAGACCTGGTTTCGTCCCATTAGAAatgatcttcatcttccatCGTTATAAGATACATGCCATCAAAAGCTACATGATCCTCCTGATGATGAAGTGTCGACGATATGGTTCATGAAACGCTTCCAAGACATTCAAGCAATGAAGAATGGGCGTGATAGATACATGAGGACTCTCTAGTCCTTTGACAACGTATATCTTCTCATAATTTCGTGATTGGTGAGCTTTAAGAAAGATTAGCTAATTTTATGACAAATATCTTGACatacaaaaaagttttgacCTAGCAGCTCCCACAAAGTCACATCTCACTTTGACTTACTCCACAAGACCCAAATTTAACTACACGCACCTTATTGGTCACTATTAATAACCCTTATAATACACCTTCCCGTAGACAATAACTtacgtttcttcttcttcttcctttaaaaaagttcaaattaaGCATCTCTTCTCTCACTTTaccctcttctctctctctgtctctctttctttttccgtaactcttcatcttcttttcccAGATTTTTCCGTTTTCCAATTCTCTGTGTCTAATTCCAAACTTCCTAGGGGTTTTTTCTCCAACGTGAGAAAAAAGCTTCTAGCTTTAGCGATGGGATGTTTCGGACGCACTCCGAAATCGAACAAACGATCAGATACCAAAACCACGAAGAACAACGATTTCACCCCAAAAAAACTCACCGTCAATGCAAATCGAGATAAGCTGACACAACCCAGCTCAGGTATCGACTTGATTTCGCATAAAAAATCGATTTTTATTTCGAAATTTAGAATCTTGCGATAATTAGGTTTTGTGTTCTTAATGTTGCATTTATGGATTCGTTCTGATGTGTTTGTTGTTATGTCTTTGTTGCGTAGATTGTTTAAAAGTTAGTATATGTGGAGATGTAAGCAAGGAGATAGTTACTAAGAAGGATCAATTAGCTTTGGATGCTAAAGATACtaatgttgaagatgaagttATAGTGAAGAAAGCACAGACTTTTACATTTGAAGAACTCTCTGTTTCTACTGGAAACTTTAAGTCGGATTGTTTTCTAGGAGAAGGAGGTTTTGGAAAAGTTTACAAAGGTTTCATTGAGAAAATCAATCAGGTTTAGTATTTGTATCTTGATCTAATGAGTTACAGTGTATTGTGGCTAGTTTGGTTAGAGGTTTTAAGAGTTTGTGAATGGTGTTTCGATAGGTTGTTGCAATTAAGCAACTTGATCGGAATGGTGCTCAAGGAATCAGGGAGTTTGTTGTTGAAGTGTTGACATTAAGTCTCGCTGATCATCCAAATCTCGTCAAGCTTATAGGATTTTGCGCTGAGGGTGTTCAGAGACTGTTGGTTTACGAGTATATGCCTCTAGGATCTCTGGATAATCACCTTCATGGTATGTTATATTGGTATTGCATCACATTGCTTTATTGATTATGTTAACTTGTTTTCGTGTATtctgtttggttttagatCTTCCTTCTGGTAAAAACCCGCTTGCTTGGAACACTCGAATGAAAATAGCGGCTGGTGCAGCAAGAGGACTAGAGTATCTCCACGATACAATGAAACCTCCTGTGATATACCGTGATCTTAAGTGTTCGAATATCTTGATCGATGAAGGATATCACGCAAAACTCTCAGACTTTGGATTAGCTAAAGTAGGACCAAGAGGAAGTGAAACTCATGTTTCCACAAGAGTTATGGGAACATACGGTTACTGTGCTCCTGATTACGCATTAACTGGACAACTCACATTCAAATCAGATGTATACAGTTTCGGAGTTGTTCTTTTGGAGCTTATTACTGGAAGGAAAGCTTACGATAACACGAGAACACGTAATCACCAGAGTCTTGTTGAATGGGTAAAGACTAAAAacatctctttctcctttttctaaTTGAGCATCATAATTCACAGTTTTGACTGTAATGTTACAGGCAAATCCCTTGTTTAAAGATAGGAagaatttcaagaaaatggtTGATCCGTTACTCGAAGGAGATTATCCGGTTAGAGGATTGTATCAAGCACTTGCAATAGCTGCAATGTGTGTTCAAGAACAGCCTAGTATGAGACCGGTGATAGCTGATGTAGTAATGGCTTTGGATCACTTAGCTTCTTCTAAATATGATCGTAGTCACCGTCAAAAGCAGGATAATGTGACCGAGACTAAAGTCGATGAAGAGAAAACACTTACCACAGAATCTAATGTTTGTGTGGAGGAGAAACAAGAGATCAAGATATGCTCAGATCAAGCAACTTAATCATCAATGAggattcttaaaattttgatattttcttgatttgtagAATGCTTCGTTTACGTAAGCAACAGTTTTGTTCGAATTTCGACTCATACTTATATAGTAAACTGTAGCAAAAGTTCGGTTTATCAGAATCTTAAACCATTACGTATGGGAAAGTCCGGTTTATCACCAAACCAGTTTATGGAAACGAATTTGTATGATGTTCTAAATAACGATTTTAACCTCAAAGCTTCTGTTAAATTACGATTGTGCCATAACTATATAAAGGAGAGACCCGAACAAACAATCCGGAAGCGGAAGCTAAAGTTAAGCAACGGCCGCCGCGAAGCTAACCTCCAAAGAAGGGGAAAAATGGCGAAAGGAGACGATAATgtgcagaggaagaagaataaagtgacgaggaagaagatgagtagGAAGAACGATACCGCCACCGTATCTGCTCGTATCGCCGCCATTATCGCCGCCAAGAAACGTCGCAAGTCTGGCAAACGCAGCATGTGTCAGGTATCTCACTCTTTTCTATTCGATTTTAGGGTTCTAGGAAATCAGAAATGTTCAATTTCAGAGAAGAGTATCTGTtaattgaagtgtttggtgaATCTATTGAATTTGATGCATTTGTTTCTCTATTGAATCATAGGGAATGTGTTTTACTCTTCCTACACTTGAAGATCCATTCAATGAAAGGCAAGGTAAAGCTGATATtactaaaaagaagaagaaaaagaaaaaggtgaaGAGTAGAGAAGACAAGAAACCATCTCCTATGTCTATTGAAGGTGTTGAGAAGATGGATGGTCCACCAAAGTTTCTGATGTTAAACTTGAATGAGATTGAGAGCTCATTTCGTAAAGATATTACATACAGTGAACAACATGATAAGTCTTTGTTTACTAGTAGTTGGGGGATTGAGTTCTGGAAATGTTACTCATCTGGGAATGATATTTTGGACACGAGTGGAATGTCTTCCACTGTGGAACAGATTGCTTGGATTGTTTCTACTGCTGCTGATGCTATTGCTAGACGGGAGAAAGAcgaggtggaggaggaggaggagttgTTGGGAAACagtccttttcttttgtaccTTGTGCCATCTCAGTCTAAAGCTTCTCAGGTTAGGATCACATCGGTTTAGTCTCGTGAGTGTGACTGTCTTTTTTCTAGAGTGAAACTGTTTTCATAATGCAgtcatttgtgtttttatcATGCTTAGGTTCGATCGGTTTGCAAGGCACTGAAAGGTATTGGAATTCATACTGTGAGCTTACACCAAGGAGCACCACTAGATCATCAGATTTCCGGGTACATTAAGGCAGTTCATTGTCTATCTTTTTCCTTATGCaatcttttctgttttacatAGTTTTTATGCTGTTGCTACATAAAGGATAATCTCTTTTTTGTCCCCTCCAATTCTGACAAATTGCCTTTCGAACTGTAGATTAAAAAGCGTTGAGCCTGAATTTATAGTTGCTACACCTGAGAGACTTTTGGAGATTGTTACCTTGAAGGGTGTTGATATATCCAACGTTTCATTGCTGGTATGCTAAAATCTTTCTCctgtttgttttatgtttcattATACTGCAGTCCAATCATGTCCAAATCGTATTACTATGAAAACCCTACTAAGGCCTCAAATTTACTTGTTTCACTTAAGATTTTATGTCGACTTCTGTAGTGGGGAAGGTTGGCAGgtcctttttgtttcaaagatatttgttagtttttgttccttttcaAGCTTTCAATAATATACTATCAACCATCTATATCTGCTGCCTGATATGGATTGGGTTTAGTTTCCTATTCTGAATGTTTGCccagtttttttgtttgaagttTGTCCCAGTATTGATTGCTTTGAGTGTCTAAAGGATCTTAGTAGTGGTCTAGGAAGGCTTCCAAACTTCATTCTGAATTCTCTACTTTAGTTGAATCATGATCACTATAGCTACGTATCTACTTAGTCCACCTTTCCACAATAAGAAAAGCTCACTTTCATATTAGTTTTCTCTGGCATTAAAGTTATGGAGGACATCTTTATATCCTCCTATGTTTATTATTGGTTGGTCTCCCTTTAACTCCATGTAGCATGCTATGGGGTCTCTTTATTCTACATTAAAGAGCGTTCAACACTGCTAACTGTTCTCTTACACTTACACAGGTCATCGATGAACTAGGTTCACTGTGCAGTGGTGGTTATCTAAATGCTGTTAAATCCATCAAGCAGGCCATTTCCAGCAAACACCAAACTATAGTTTTTAACAACAGTTTTAGTGCTTCCATTATTCCGGCCGTACAGAGTTTCTTGGGGGGATCAGTTAACAGAGTTACTGTCAATGAGTCTGTTGCCAGCCAAGGCT
It encodes the following:
- a CDS encoding uncharacterized protein (unknown protein; Has 13 Blast hits to 13 proteins in 6 species: Archae - 0; Bacteria - 0; Metazoa - 0; Fungi - 0; Plants - 13; Viruses - 0; Other Eukaryotes - 0 (source: NCBI BLink).) translates to MESVKTKSSTARSVELPPRRGKVKREIFGFLANSIVSAAVKAGGSFRRNGGGGGGGSSSSTTTPPGSGYTSDQNNEST
- a CDS encoding transmembrane protein, putative (DUF247); protein product: MIQSSESLGMVMKREYIKDDESPGTTLTEMFKDKEHHKSLGTALGEILKHNEPSTSLSTVLGEMFKNNEEKEHIFSDLERGTMLTRPMGEGYIQYLRLSKETTQPADSKIPGLWSSSVRPEFCCIYRVPDRLRKVNPEAYTPQMLLIGPLHHSKKAEALKRYKTDLRYLNYLNMELHKKKCLDSIADIYGDQPVKEFRRIIEINEKFIRDSYAESTIWINTKDFVEMILHDSVFILLFFIQTGSTLNFNKKEDILFNQSRLINATAILEDLILLENQLPYALLEKLFEPFSSNVNTKETFRDITLRAFRFEGKIKEEVRFQHFTDLFRCVRVSTLSLTEEQINIAKNEPPKSRKIMYNADKLDSAGVNFVNVDEENDLSLVITFKDGILKMPCFTVEDNTERVVRNLMALEQCHYPRTTFVCDYISFLDFLINTDQDVDLLAKKGIVKNWLGHQGSVTEMVNKLCLGLVDFGSHYSDIVENLNKHYDNRLNRSVGTLRRVYFKDLWTGTATIAAVVLLVLTLIQTVASILQVMMQNDNKSPPPPAPSRGL
- a CDS encoding transmembrane protein, putative (DUF247) (Plant protein of unknown function (DUF247); CONTAINS InterPro DOMAIN/s: Protein of unknown function DUF247, plant (InterPro:IPR004158); BEST Arabidopsis thaliana protein match is: Plant protein of unknown function (DUF247) (TAIR:AT2G44930.1); Has 1063 Blast hits to 972 proteins in 18 species: Archae - 0; Bacteria - 0; Metazoa - 0; Fungi - 0; Plants - 1063; Viruses - 0; Other Eukaryotes - 0 (source: NCBI BLink).) — its product is MIQSSESLGMVMKREYIKDDEHHKSLGTALGEILKHNEPSTSLSTVLGEMFKNNEEKEHIFSDLERGTMLTRPMGEGYIQYLRLSKETTQPADSKIPGLWSSSVRPEFCCIYRVPDRLRKVNPEAYTPQMLLIGPLHHSKKAEALKRYKTDLRYLNYLNMELHKKKCLDSIADIYGDQPVKEFRRIIEINEKFIRDSYAESTIWINTKDFVEMILHDSVFILLFFIQTGSTLNFNKKEDILFNQSRLINATAILEDLILLENQLPYALLEKLFEPFSSNVNTKETFRDITLRAFRFEGKIKEEVRFQHFTDLFRCVRVSTLSLTEEQINIAKNEPPKSRKIMYNADKLDSAGVNFVNVDEENDLSLVITFKDGILKMPCFTVEDNTERVVRNLMALEQCHYPRTTFVCDYISFLDFLINTDQDVDLLAKKGIVKNWLGHQGSVTEMVNKLCLGLVDFGSHYSDIVENLNKHYDNRLNRSVGTLRRVYFKDLWTGTATIAAVVLLVLTLIQTVASILQVMMQNDNKSPPPPAPSRGL
- a CDS encoding transmembrane protein, putative (DUF247), which produces MIQSSESLGMVMKREYIKDDESPGTTLTEMFKDKEHHKSLGTALGEILKHNEPSTSLSTVLGEMFKNNEEKEHIFSDLERGTMLTRPMGEGYIQYLRLSKETTQPADSKIPGLWSSSVRPEFCCIYRVPDRLRKVNPEAYTPQMLLIGPLHHSKKAEALKRYKTDLRYLNYLNMELHKKKCLDSIADIYGDQPVKEFRRIIEINEKFIRDSYAESTIWINTKDFVEMILHDSVFILLFFIQTGSTLNFNKKEDILFNQSRLINATAILEDLILLENQLPYALLEKLFEPFSSNVNTKETFRDITLRAFRFEGKIKEEVRFQHFTDLFRCVRVSTLSLTEEQINIAKNEPPKSRKIMYNADKLDSAGVNFVNVDEENDLSLVITFKDGILKMPCFTVEDNTERVVRNLMALEQCHYPRTTFVCDYISFLDFLINTDQDVDLLAKKELVRTSRISDRNGKQAMFRARGFRISL
- a CDS encoding transmembrane protein, putative (DUF247), coding for MIQSSESLGMVMKREYIKDDESPGTTLTEMFKDKEHHKSLGTALGEILKHNEPSTSLSTVLGEMFKNNEEKEHIFSDLERGTMLTRPMGEGYIQYLRLSKETTQPADSKIPGLWSSSVRPEFCCIYRVPDRLRKVNPEAYTPQMLLIGPLHHSKKAEALKRYKTDLSIADIYGDQPVKEFRRIIEINEKFIRDSYAESTIWINTKDFVEMILHDSVFILLFFIQTGSTLNFNKKEDILFNQSRLINATAILEDLILLENQLPYALLEKLFEPFSSNVNTKETFRDITLRAFRFEGKIKEEVRFQHFTDLFRCVRVSTLSLTEEQINIAKNEPPKSRKIMYNADKLDSAGVNFVNVDEENDLSLVITFKDGILKMPCFTVEDNTERVVRNLMALEQCHYPRTTFVCDYISFLDFLINTDQDVDLLAKKGIVKNWLGHQGSVTEMVNKLCLGLVDFGSHYSDIVENLNKHYDNRLNRSVGTLRRVYFKDLWTGTATIAAVVLLVLTLIQTVASILQVMMQNDNKSPPPPAPSRGL